A window of Cryptomeria japonica chromosome 3, Sugi_1.0, whole genome shotgun sequence contains these coding sequences:
- the LOC131076441 gene encoding putative germin-like protein 2-2: MGGDPDSLQDFCVNADRQGQVSVNGFSCKDPKMVSAADFFFEGLRRGDTNNAVGSNVTAANVNQIAGLNTLGISLVRIDYAMDGINPPHTHPGATEILVLIKGQLLVGFIETINKFHSKVFKKGDVFVFPKGLLHFQQNLGERNAVAIAGLSSQNPGVQVTANSLFGANPAIPDGVLTKAFRSDKTLVDFIQGKFM, translated from the exons ATGGGAGGTGATCCTGATTCCTTGCAAGATTTCTGTGTTAATGCAGATAGGCAAGGCCaag TTTCGGTGAATGGCTTCTCTTGCAAGGACCCCAAAATGGTTTCAGCAGCTGACTTCTTCTTCGAAGGGCTGCGACGAGGGGACACAAACAACGCCGTAGGGTCTAACGTAACAGCAGCCAACGTTAACCAGATTGCAGGGTTAAACACTCTGGGAATATCGTTGGTCCGCATAGACTACGCTATGGATGGAATTAATCCTCCTCACACCCATCCAGGAGCCACAGAAATCTTGGTTTTAATTAAAGGCCAACTGCTAGTGGGATTCATCGAGACAATAAACAAGTTCCACAGCAAGGTGTTCAAGAAAGGAGACGTATTTGTGTTTCCCAAGGGATTACTACATTTCCAACAAAATTTGGGGGAGAGAAACGCAGTGGCCATCGCTGGGTTGAGCAGCCAGAATCCTGGAGTTCAGGTTACTGCCAATTCTCTGTTTGGGGCAAATCCTGCCATCCCAGATGGTGTATTGACCAAGGCCTTCCGCAGCGACAAAACACTTGTTGATTTCATTCAGGGAAAGTTCATGTAG